One stretch of Oncorhynchus masou masou isolate Uvic2021 chromosome 9, UVic_Omas_1.1, whole genome shotgun sequence DNA includes these proteins:
- the LOC135545474 gene encoding polyadenylate-binding protein-interacting protein 2-like, with protein sequence MKDPSRINNTPSLSNSELILHGQFINDDNPFAEYMWMENEEEFNRQIEEELWEEEFIEQCFQEMLEEEENEWFIPARDLPLTLGQLQNQLNLLVLCDTGIVDGLAINSNLNPEAQEFVPGLKH encoded by the exons ATGAAAGACCCAAGTCGCATCAACAACACCCCAAGCCTCAGCAACAGCGAACTTATCCTACACGGACAGTTCATCAATGATGACAATCCTTTTGCTGAATACATGTGGATGGAGAACGAGGAGGAATTTAACAGACAG ATTGAGGAGGAGCTGTGGGAGGAGGAGTTCATTGAGCAATGTTTCCAGGAGAtgttggaggaagaggagaacgaATGGTTCATCCCAGCAAGAGATCTCCCTCTAACCCTCGGTCAACTCCAGAACCAACTCAACCTACTGGTCCTCTGTGACACAGGCATTGTCGACGGCCTGGCG ATCAACAGCAATTTGAACCCTGAAGCACAGGAATTCGTACCAGGGTTGAAGCACTGA
- the LOC135545399 gene encoding LOW QUALITY PROTEIN: matrin-3-like (The sequence of the model RefSeq protein was modified relative to this genomic sequence to represent the inferred CDS: substituted 1 base at 1 genomic stop codon), protein MSHNYSYRRRPPPAKGLRPSSFDSPDHLHPGDHSHNVYRSSQESPSHSTIPSYPSSSSRASAAIESPFSSSLSRSEPYSSSLSWSDPYSSSENRSDQTLLSSCGLEPKDLSLLAEMPEDLITVENLPHLVREIKKKRATQQSPYPAMISNPPAATSRPPSATPPPGCVWEQGDRSHSQPLEIHPSLPPSQLLPTEQAESWQLDRPGNSMQYTCSRLEPVPVQVVDYHYGKETPRSYQTPRSTYNTAQGGSSNTWKPPNSSQPAVDYRYPPPPTTDYRPHPGQDVPVVTIKMATSGNTPTKKSALDFHGEIPQTFPYSCSLCDITVLSEKVCILLPVISESALSGSQVGSCVXKCPKCINLKPICVHLHLHLSHLADALIQLMHRLCFNMRSSSLNMNNERKNVICFLLQFWFTHANGTQHADGQLTLLKMFPEWDCRMQTTRNGDDHTKRPNVEEKTGGPSHRLTNYLGKPSSSGSRESIDPKTKGSGKVVCAKFTARCLNEDGLKDLINPFGEVVKIIMFPALAFVEMGSTDQAANIVTYYLRNPVMVKGGQATFSVSSTFNFLQSSRVLRFSPVPPGKESAAWKRQLLAAAKRFGPVEHSLFLPTQAFVEMTNALDAQKLVEHHTSKHLKIDEIHIKVAFSSEYNTLPTISDRKSSDRKSSDRKSSDRSRKSEDRSKRKRTPSPRRRNLSPRRDSPTTSKRRRSRERERDSDRHKERGKSNSGSKGRPRSPSKQISSRNSSSPRRPRSPSKQISSRNSSSPRRPRSPSKQISSRNSRSPRSHTKERVSSEMKNPGSGKTDPKKDKVSPTCSQPPTKDKTPSLSSNVMEKSEEAVDTTDQSKIKSETQEDGATEACDMDSDIEGMAVYGEDGEENSDMGEEEEEEGQVGEKEGEVGEAEVVEGEEEEEVVEGEEEEEVVEVEGKAFSATGSEQGKELSAVGSEQGKELSAVGSEQGKELSAVGSEQGKELSAPGSEQGKELSATGSEQGKELSATGSEQGKSSQLRVRTGKELSATGSEQGKELSATGSEQGKELSAPGSEQGKELSAVGSEQGKELSAPGSEQGKELSATGSEQGKELSAVGSEQGKELPAPGSEQGEKRDGEDQKADASYVDEMFVPFIVALEEHDFPEGHENHITLGDLEQDSSADGQDNQSIDEPKSRSKSKLTTVSAAEDEKRVCSTEDNVETKMEDNVERGPDYVKTGMESSFQPNNPVGREFIKPVLGYFCNLCQVIYVNEDKAKDQHCSSLCHYLKFMEHSAKDSL, encoded by the exons ATGTCTCACAACTACTCCTACAGACGACGACCACCACCAGCTAAAGGTCTAAGACCCAGCTCTTTCGACTCTCCAGATCACCTGCACCCTGGAGACCACAGTCACAATGTTTACAGATCGTCCCAGGAGTCACCATCTCATTCTACAATACCATCCTACCCATCCTCCTCATCCAGAGCCTCTGCTGCTATCGAGTCCCCATTCTCCTCCTCACTAAGCCGGTCAGAACCTTACTCTTCCTCACTAAGCTGGTCAGACCCTTACTCCTCCTCTGAAAACAGGTCAGACCAAACTCTCCTGAGCAGCTGTGGGCTCGAGCCCAAAGACTTATCTCTACTAGCCGAGATGCCTGAGGATCTCATCACCGTGGAGAACCTACCACATCTGGTCCGGGAGATCAAGAAGAAGAGGGCGACACAGCAGTCACCATATCCAGCTATGATCTCTAACCCTCCTGCTGCCACATCTCGTCCCCCCTCTGCTACCCCGCCTCCAGGCTGTGTGTGGGAGCAGGGTGACCGGAGTCATTCTCAACCATTAGAGatccacccctctcttcccccttcccaACTTCTTCCCACAGAACAGGCTGAGTCCTGGCAACTAGATCGGCCCGGAAACTCGATGCAGTACACATGCTCTCGCCTAGAACCTGTACCTGTCCAAGTTGTGGACTACCACTATGGTAAAGAAACTCCCAGAAGTTACCAAACTCCTAGGTCCACTTACAACACGGCCCAAGGAGGAAGCAGTAACACCTGGAAACCCCCCAACTCGTCCCAACCAGCAGTAGATTACAGGTACCCACCACCACCAACTACAGACTACAGACCACACCCAGGCCAAGATGTCCCAGTTGTCACAATCAAGATGGCCACCTCTGGCAACACTCCCACCAAGAAGTCTGCTCTTGACTTCCATGGAGAAATCCCCCAAACATTTCCttattcttgctctctctgtgATATTACCGTGCTCTCTGAAAAGGTATGTATCTTACTTCCTGTTATTTCTGAGTCTGCATTATCTGGATCTCAGGTAGGTTCATGTGTGTGAAAATGTCCAAAGTGTATCAATCTTAAGCCTATatgtgtacatttacatttacatttaagtcatttggcagacgctcttatacaGTTAATGCATAGGCTGTGTTTTAACATGCGTAGCAGTAGCTTAAATATGAACAACGAGAGAAAAAATGTGATTTGCTTTTTGTTGCAGTTCTGGTTCACACACGCCAATGGAACTCAACATGCAGATGGACAGCTCACACTTCTTAAAAT GTTTCCTGAGTGGGATTGCCGGATGCAGACCACCAGAAA TGGTGATGACCACACAAAGAGACCGAACGTTGAAGAGAAGACTGGTGGACCTTCCCATAGGTTGACTAACTACTTGG gtaaACCGTCAAGTAGCGGCTCTAGAGAAAGCATAGACCCTAAGACAAAG GGGAGTGGCAAAGTGGTTTGTGCCAAATTTACCGCCCGGTGTCTCAACGAAGATGGTTTGAAGGACCTGATTAATCCTTTTGGGGAAGTTGTGAAAATCATCATGTTCCCTGCTTTG GCTTTTGTGGAGATGGGCTCAACTGACCAGGCTGCCAATATTGTGACATACTACCTCAGGAACCCAGTGATGGTGAAAGGAGGACAAGCCACCTTCTCTGTCTCGTCAACATTTAATTTCCTGCAG AGTTCCCGGGTGTTGCGTTTCTCCCCGGTGCCTCCTGGTAAAGAGTCTGCCGCGTGGAAGAGACAGTTGCTGGCCGCAGCTAAAAGATTTGGACCTGTGGAGCACTCTCTATTCTTACCTACGCAG GCATTTGTGGAAATGACAAATGCACTGGATGCACAGAAGCTGGTTGAACACCATACGTCCAAACACCTGAAAATAGATGAGATTCATATTAAAGTGGCCTTCTCGTCAGAGTATAATACACTTCC GACCATATCTGACAGGAAGTCTTCAGACAGGAAGTCTTCAGACAGGAAGTCTTCAGACAGGAGCAGGAAGTCTGAAGATAGATCTAAGAGGAAGAGAACCCCAAGCCCCAGAAGGCGGAACCTCAGCCCAAGGAGAGATTCCCCAACCAcctcaaagaggaggaggagtagagagagagagagggatagcgaCCGTCACAAAGAACGGGGAAAATCAAACAGTGGGAGTAAAGGCAGGCCAAGGTCCCCCAGCAAACAGATCTCCAGCCGGAACTCAAGCAGCCCTCGCAGGCCAAGGTCCCCCAGCAAACAGATCTCCAGCCGGAACTCAAGCAGCCCTCGCAGGCCAAGGTCCCCCAGCAAACAGATCTCCAGCCGGAACTCCAGAAGCCCTCGCTCCCATACTAAAGAGAGGGTCTCCAGTGAGATGAAGAACCCAGGTTCTGGTAAAACAGACCCCAAGAAGGACAAGGTATCTCCCACTTGCTCACAACCTCCCACCAAGGACAAGACCCCATCCCTGTCCTCCAATGTGATGGAGAAGTCTGAAGAGGCTGTCGACACGACTGACCAGAGCAAGATAAAATCTGAGACTCAGGAGGATGGGGCCACGGAGGCCTGTGATATGGACAGTGACATCGAGGGCATGGCCGTGtatggggaggatggggaggagaactctgacatgggagaggaggaagaggaagaggggcaagtaggggagaaagagggagaggtaggggaggcagaggtagtggagggagaggaggaggaagaagtagtggagggagaggaggaggaagaagtagtggaggtggag GGCAAAGCGTTCTCAGCTACCGGGTCAGAACAGGGGAAAGAGCTCTCAGCTGTTGGGTCAGAACAGGGGAAAGAGCTCTCAGCTGTTGGGTCAGAACAGGGGAAAGAGCTCTCAGCTGTTGGGTCAGAACAGGGGAAAGAGCTCTCAGCTCCCGGGTCAGAACAGGGGAAAGAGCTCTCAGCTACTGGGTCAGAACAGGGGAAAGAGCTCTCAGCTACTGGGTCAGAACAGGGAAAGAGCTCTCAGCTCCGGGTCAGAACAGGGAAAGAGCTCTCAGCTACTGGGTCAGAACAGGGGAAAGAGCTCTCAGCTACTGGGTCAGAACAGGGGAAAGAGCTCTCAGCTCCCGGGTCAGAACAGGGGAAAGAGCTCTCAGCTGTTGGGTCAGAACAGGGGAAAGAGCTCTCAGCTCCCGGGTCAGAACAGGGGAAAGAGCTCTCAGCTACTGGGTCAGAACAGGGGAAAGAGCTCTCAGCTGTTGGGTCAGAACAGGGGAAAGAGCTCCCAGCTCCCGGGTCAGaacagggggaaaagagagatggTGAAGACCAGAAAGCAGATGCTTCATATGTTGATGAG ATGTTTGTTCCCTTCATTGTCGCACTGGAGGAGCATGATTTCCCAGAGGGCCATGAGAACCATATCACTTTGGGTGACCTAGAGCAGGATTCATCAGCTGATGGCCAAG ATAACCAGTCAATAGATGAGCCCAAAAGCAGGTCCAAGAGCAAG TTAACGACTGtctctgctgctgaggatgagAAGCGGGTCTGTAGCACCGAGGACAATGTAGAAACCAAGATGGAGGATAATGTGGAAAGAGGACCAGATTACGTGAAGACTGGTATGGAGTCATCATTCCAGCCCAACAACCCAGTGG GAAGGGAATTCATTAAACCTGTCTTGGGCTATTTCTGCAACCTGTGTCAAGTCATCTATGTCAATGAGGACAAAGCAAAGGACCAACACTGCAGCAGCCTCTGTCACTATCTGAAGTTTATG GAACATTCAGCTAAAGACAGCCTCTAG
- the LOC135545473 gene encoding matrin-3-like, with protein MSQKIPSDSFAVGRGLLAAAETLNFSMNEQRSDSLHHGSTSRQLHGMSSGMGGGECDPQLSRRGGGGSHIGNSMKLFASLGLSPADLDVLAQIPEDNISVETLPHLIMQLKNRKVDSDRRMAGNSRGDLSGLTSEPSYRASRDDWDGMRVGKLGGSMGQASAHAQQGDLGYSSIQDTSAGRYELDYGHGSGGRDPGWYSDLSRDRYSGMGMGPPSAADSVFMTRRMGSPSQGKVQDFLGVTPHMFPHVCSLCDFDVHSTMEWNQHADGLRHTENQRLLLQMYPEWDPHMATSRSGGSHLLETTNQSDGLLGPIPIAERQQAGGGRLNSGWGGGVGSNVGSGKPHQRSMALKQIRSKVVVAKYDMSPLSNKALFALVEPFGTLCEHLVLKNKAFLEMETHKEARDVVSYYQQNPAMLHGKQITCYLSKELMVIRKDSRTERINREAKQGKEPAAVNQSQVVFFSNLPRENEKKQELLTIARRFGTVEKHLFLTDESFVQLGSAEDAEMLVKYYTLNPLTIQGKTVRLNICTKYKTLNVSNHSNKLMDDKRRRSNSSTGSKDKSSSRSGKSSSSSKAKEDKVEPPKGEDCGAERKGERSGGEGEGSGDEVAGVMEGDDAEECKGEGDQGSHDVRSSEDNAEGVTEDPETAANTSLESQEEKEPAPDSDDVPSTAKVLSSSDVTEQAEGSDVEEGTVPGPEEKAEGEPESEQMETEATTDEPETEDKDDMPSAEPAESSEMHEEQLPADQEEGSMEQDFPENMDDFVTLDELAEDEDLERQDSSSKEKYSSSGSSKKIGGLRVVNVVGFKRAYGFLNEILALAKPFGTVVQHLVLDVRPEAFLQLNSEEEAKAMVNFYSGNVTPTVCGKSVKIYHSQTYATIQSGRVVYVGQIPHFKSSDASLLKIAEPFGKVRRYFLNRSRNECFIEMERGEDAERMSETYKDTPPKFEGKRLTVYVSRKYKQLKYGHRPPAPDSEEKKRSSKRERSGSEASSHRSSAAKSSAKQDEEPPVKKSREETASSSADKPDEEKMVETPTEQSEVRKEEEEVQGEHGQPSETSAVHKIDTDMNIKMEENETAISIVSVRSVEENGETACTPSQAEGKLSSTSPVPLGPYESNNPVGVEYVKMGYYCRVCFLFYSNEETAKKVHCSSQSHYQKLKKHLEKEKAKAQSTTGTKTPV; from the exons ATGTCCCAGAAGATTCCATCTGATAGCTTTGCTGTGGGACGCGGGCTTCTGGCTGCTGCTGAGACCCTCAACTTCAGCATGAATGAACAGCGTTCAGACAGTCTCCATCATGGCTCAACCTCCAGACAGTTGCACGGCATGTCCTCGGGTATGGGTGGTGGTGAGTGTGACCCGCAGCTGTCCCGTCGTGGTGGCGGCGGCAGCCACATTGGCAACTCCATGAAGCTATTTGCCAGCTTGGGCCTGTCGCCCGCTGACCTGGACGTGCTGGCACAGATCCCAGAAGATAACATTAGTGTGGAGACCTTGCCTCACCTTATAATGCAGCTTAAGAACCGGAAGGTGGATTCTGACAGACGCATGGCAGGCAACTCTAGAGGGGACCTGTCCGGGCTCACCTCTGAGCCCTCATACAGAGCCAGCAGAGACGACTGGGATGGCATGCGTGTTGGCAAACTGGGTGGTTCCATGGGGCAAGCTTCGGCCCACGCTCAGCAAGGAGACTTGGGCTACAGTTCCATCCAAGACACTTCAGCTGGAAGGTACGAACTCGACTATGGCCACGGCAGCGGTGGAAGAGATCCAGGGTGGTATTCAGATCTTTCCCGTGATCGCTACAGCGGTATGGGCATGGGTCCCCCTTCAGCGGCAGACAGTGTCTTTATGACCAGGAGAATGGGATCCCCGTCCCAAGGCAAAGTGCAGGACTTCTTAGGAGTTACACCTCACATGTTTCCCCATGTGTGCTCTCTTTGTGATTTTGACGTGCACTCTACCATG GAGTGGAACCAGCACGCGGATGGATTACGCCACACAGAAAACCAGAGGCTCCTCCTGCAAAT GTACCCAGAATGGGATCCACACATGGCCACAAGCAGAAG CGGTGGGTCTCATCTACTGGAGACCACCAATCAATCAGACGGTCTTCTGGGACCCATCCCCATTGCTGAAAGGCAGCAGGCTGGAGGAGGGCGCTTGAACTCCGGTTGGG GTGGTGGTGTTGGATCTAATGTTGGTTCAGGCAAGCCACATCAACGCTCTATGGCACTTAAGCAG ATCAGAAGCAAAGTCGTGGTGGCCAAATATGACATGAGTCCTCTGTCTAACAAAGCCCTGTTCGCCCTGGTTGAACCCTTTGGAACTCTCTGTGAACACCTGGTACTGAAGAACAAG GCCTTTTTAGAGATGGAGACTCATAAGGAAGCTCGGGATGTGGTGAGCTACTACCAGCAGAACCCAGCGATGTTGCATGGGAAACAAATCACTTGTTATCTGTCCAAGGAACTCATGGTGATTCGG AAAGACAGCAGAACTGAGAGAATCAACCGGGAGGCGAAACAAGGCAAAGAGCCGGCGGCGGTGAACCAATCGCAGGTCGTCTTCTTCTCCAACTTGCCTCGTGAGAACGAGAAGAAGCAGGAACTCCTCACCATCGCGCGGCGCTTCGGCACCGTGGAGAAACACTTGTTTCTAACTGATGAG TCTTTTGTTCAGCTGGGGTCTGCGGAGGATGCTGAGATGTTGGTGAAGTACTACACTCTGAATCCCCTGACCATCCAGGGAAAGACTGTCCGTTTAAACATCTGTACCAAGTACAAGACCTTAAA TGTGAGTAATCACTCCAACAAACTGATGGATGATAAGAGAAGGAGAAGCAACAGTAGTACTGGGTCCAAAGACAAAAGTTCTTCCAGAAGTGGTAAATCTTCCTCTAGCAGCAAAGCCAAAGAGGACAAGGTGGAACCACCAAAAGGAGAGGACTGCGGtgcagagagaaagggggagaggtcaggaggagagggggaggggtcgGGTGATGAGGTGGCaggtgtgatggagggagatgaCGCCGAGGAGTGCAAAGGAGAGGGAGACCAAGGTTCGCATGATGTTAGGTCGTCAGAGGACAATGCTGAAGGTGTGACGGAGGACCCAGAGACCGCTGCCAACACCAGTCTGGAATCCCAGGAGGAGAAGGAACCTGCTCCGGACTCCGACGACGTTCCGAGCACTGCCAAGGTTCTGAGCAGTAGTGATGTCACAGAGCAGGCTGAGGGGTCAGACGTGGAGGAGGGGACTGTGCCTGGTCCAGAGGAGAAAGCGGAGGGAGAGCCTGAGAGTGAACAGATGGAAACTGAAGCCACTACAGACGAGCCAGAGACCGAGGACAAGGATGACATGCCGTCGGCAGAGCCAGCAGAGAGCTCAGAGATGCATGAGGAACAACTACCTGCAGACCAG GAGGAGGGCAGCATGGAGCAGGATTTCCCAGAGAACATGGATGACTTTGTGACTCTGGATGAGCTGGCAGAGGACGAGGACTTGGAGAGACAGGACTCCTCATCCAAAGAAAAGTACTCCTCTTCAG GAAGCTCTAAGAAAATTGGGGGATTGAGAGTGGTCAACGTTGTGGGATTTAAACGAGCCTATGGTTTTCTGAATGAGATCTTGGCCCTGGCCAAGCCCTTCGGTACTGTAGTTCAGCACCTGGTGCTTGACGTGAGACCTGAG GCCTTTCTGCAACTCAATTCGGAGGAAGAGGCGAAAGCAATGGTCAATTTCTACAGTGGGAATGTAACACCGACTGTGTGCGGGAAATCTGTGAAAATCTACCACTCACAGACATACGCTACCATTCAG AGTGGGAGAGTGGTATACGTGGGTCAGATTCCCCACTTCAAATCCTCAGATGCCTCTCTTCTGAAAATTGCTGAACCGTTCGGCAAAGTGAGACGCTATTTCCTGAACAGATCTCGCAACGAG TGTTTCATTGAGATGGAACGTGGAGAGGACGCTGAGAGAATGTCTGAGACCTACAAGGACACGCCCCCTAAATTCGAAGGCAAGCGACTAACGGTGTACGTGAGCAGGAAGTACAAACAGCTCAAATACGG ACACCGACCACCTGCCCCTGACTCTGAGGAGAAGAAGAGGTCGTCGAAGAGGGAGCGATCGGGCAGTGAAGCGAGCTCCCACAGGAGCTCCGCAGCCAAAAGCTCAGCCAAACAGGATGAAGAACCTCCAGTCAAGAAGTCCAGAGAGGAGACGGCATCTTCATCAGCAGACAAGCCTGACGAGGAGAAGATGGTGGAGACGCCCACTGAGCAGAGTGAGGttaggaaggaggaggaggaggtacagggAGAGCACGGTCAACCCTCTGAGACCTCAGCTGTACACAAGATTGACACTGACATG AACATCAAAATGGAGGAAAACGAGACGGCCATTTCCATAGTGAGTGTGAGGAGCGTtgaggagaatggagagactGCCTGCACACCATCCCAGGCTGAGGGGAAGCTTTCATCGACCAGCCCGGTTCCTCTGGGGCCTTATGAGTCTAACAACCCAGTGG